The proteins below come from a single Zea mays cultivar B73 chromosome 8, Zm-B73-REFERENCE-NAM-5.0, whole genome shotgun sequence genomic window:
- the LOC100284704 gene encoding acid phosphatase, with amino-acid sequence MESTSGEDAPKRNPLPSALVSNLQSVLAARRPSAAEVSTAATASEAEAEAQEAEASDAPAGDGTPARPIVLLTCAGGIRSAGLAALVDALVAAGRCDVHVCAPESDKQACGHSITIRETIAASSVDFTGAKAFETSGTPVDCVSLALSGRLFPWSSPALVISGINTGSNCGYEMFHSSAIAAAREALVYGVPSIAISLNWKKDETKDSDFKDAAQACLPLINAALDDIEKGTFLRGCLLNIGVPSAPSANKGFKLTKQSGYSPAQSWEAVSTSRPLSATHFMGMHQSLGIQLAQLGKDASAAGAARRVSAQRKAVEVESVAAAGKQEIREVVKKLFRAEFVEKRYEGLDEDIDLRALENGFISVTPLNVHGQVELEIGATASDWLSAAVSLDKEKVAASATADQQDVAAEEKEAPSAA; translated from the exons ATGGAGTCGACCTCCGGCGAGGATGCTCCGAAGCGCAACCCGCTCCCGTCCGCGCTCGTCTCCAACCTACAGTCCGTGCTCGCCGCCCGCCGCCCGTCCGCGGCAGAGGTCAGCACCGCCGCCACAGCtagcgaggctgaggctgaggctcaGGAAGCGGAGGCGTCCGATGCCCCCGCGGGAGATGGGACGCCGGCGAGGCCCATCGTGCTGCTGACCTGTGCCGGGGGGATCCGGTCGGCGGGTCTCGCGGCGCTCGTCGACGCCCTCGTTGCCGCCGGCCGCTGCGACGTCCACGTGTGTGCCCCCGAATC GGACAAGCAAGCCTGTGGCCATTCAATTACCATCCGTGAAACCATCGCTGCGTCATCCGTGGATTTCACAGGCGCTAAAGCTTTTGAGACATCAG GCACGCCGGTTGACTGTGTCTCGTTGGCCTTATCTGGGAGGCTGTTTCCTTGGTCGTCTCCTGCTTTG GTGATCAGTGGTATCAACACGGGATCAAATTGTGGATATGAGAT GTTCCACTCTTCTGCCATTGCTGCTGCGAGGGAGGCCTTAGTGTATGGGGTGCCTTCAATTGCAATCTCATTGAATTG GAAGAAGGACGAAACCAAAGACAGTGACTTCAAGGATGCAGCTCAGGCCTGTTTACCATTGATAAATGCTGCTTTGGATGACATTGAGAAAGGAACTTTCCTCAGAGGTTGCCTATTGAATATTGGAGTTCCAAGTGCACCATCTGCAAATAAG GGTTTCAAGTTGACCAAACAGAGTGGATACAGTCCTGCTCAAAGTTGGGAAGCTGTGTCAACAAGCAGGCCCTTATCTGCTACTCACTTCATGGGCATGCATCAAAGCCTCGGTATTCAGTTGGCACAGCTTGGGAAGGATGCATCTGCAGCA GGAGCTGCACGTAGAGTTAGTGCCCAACGAAAggcagtcgaggttgagtctgttgcAGCTGCTGGTAAACAAGAGATTCGAGAAGTAGTGAAGAAGTTATTCCGTGCTGAG TTTGTCGAGAAGCGATATGAAGGTTTAGATGAGGATATCGATTTGAGAGCTTTGGAGAATGGATTT ATATCTGTCACCCCTCTGAATGTTCATGGACAAGTGGAGCTTGAAATCGGAGCCACAGCTTCTGATTGGCTCTCAGCAGCTGTATCACTAGACAAAGAAAAGGTAGCTGCTTCAGCTACAGCTGACCAACAAGATGTTGCAGCTGAGGAAAAGGAAGCTCCCTCAGCAGCCTAA
- the LOC103636223 gene encoding receptor-like serine/threonine-protein kinase ALE2 isoform X7 yields the protein MFDAGSRPAPRKSNNTSAPSHVYPGSPAPAPERLPPSKGKGQGNSAHAPRHPNHYHSPSYSPGSALPPAHPPDAPAFRKPKALAPAPSQSLLPPPTNSYCTAPCSDPLTNSPPGMTCLCVLPIKVELRFGIALYTFFTLVPELAQDIASGVFMNQSQVRVMGANAAPDDPEKTIVFIDLVPLGPKFDNATAFLVFERFCNKQVIINPMDFGKYDVLYVLYQGLPPSPPAASMNNGLSNVNDPSLHPLAADVVNHKERKGRGIIIIIILSSAFAFILCAGAALVVYFKLRNRSHLTEASPVPTKPAGPGSAMLGNRLESRPISASPSFSSSLVAYKGTAKTFNLVEMERATLGFDESRIIGEGGFGRVYEGILEDGERVAIKVLKRDDQQGTREFLAEVEMLSRLHHRNLVKLIGICTEGHSRCLVYELVPNGSVESHLHGSDKGAARFDWDARLKIALGAARGLAYLHEDSSPRVIHRDFKSSNILLEHDFTPKVSDFGLARTALGEGNEHISTRVMGTFGYVAPEYAMTGHLLVKSDVYSYGVVLLELLTGMKPVDMLRPPGQENLVAWAGSLLTSRDGLESIVDPSLGSSIPFDSIARVAAIASMCVQPEVDQRPFMGEVVQALKLVCDEGSEFNGSTSFSQDLRIQDVEAMSRASGDVDFVDPTLSAELFTSSARYDAMDASGSFRRYSSSGPLRVGRAGLDKERGLSTGSSSEHVGLQRFRIDSE from the exons GATCAGCTCTACCACCTGCGCATCCACCTGACGCTCCTGCATTTAGAAAGCCCAAGGCTTTGGCACCAGCGCCTAGTCAATCGCTGCTACCTCCACCAACAAATTCAT ACTGCACGGCACCCTGCTCAGATCCTCTGACCAATAGTCCTCCAGGAATGACATGCCTCTGTGTGTTGCCAATAAAAGTTGAGCTTCGCTTTGGTATAGCATTGTACACGTTCTTTACACTTGTTCCTGAACTTGCACAAGATATTGCATCTGGAGTGTTCATGAATCAAAGTCAAGTTCGTGTTATGGGGGCAAATGCTGCACCTGATGACCCTGAAAAGACAATCGTCTTTATTGATCTTGTGCCACTGGGACCAAAATTTGACAATGCGACAGCATTTTTAGTATTTGAAAGGTTTTGTAATAAGCAGGTCATCATAAACCCTATGGATTTTGGAAAGTATGACGTATTGTATGTTCTTTACCAAG GTCTCCCTCCGTCACCACCAGCAGCAAGCATGAACAATGGTCTTAGCAATGTTAATGATCCAAGTTTACATCCGCTTGCTGCCGATGTGGTAAATCATAAGGAAAGAAAAGGCAGGGGCATAATTATAATTATTATTCTATCAAGTGCTTTTGCTTTTATTTTATGTGCTGGAGCTGCACTGGTGGTTTATTTCAAGCTTAGAAACCGCAGCCATTTAACTGAAGCATCACCTGTGCCAACAAAACCTGCAG GTCCTGGTTCTGCAATGTTGGGGAACAGGCTAGAAAGCAGACCTATTTCGGCATCACCATCCTTCAGCTCAAGTTTGGTGGCATATAAAGGAACTGCCAAAACGTTTAATCTGGTTGAGATGGAGAGAGCCACACTAGGATTTGATGAGTCCAGAATTATTGGGGAGGGTGGTTTTGGGCGTGTCTATGAAGGTATTCTTGAGGATGGAGAGCGGGTTGCTATCAAGGTTTTAAAACGGGACGATCAGCAAGGTACCCGGGAGTTTTTGGCTGAGGTTGAGATGCTTAGCCGATTGCATCACAGGAACTTGGTTAAGCTGATAGGTATATGCACAGAGGGGCATAGCCGATGTTTGGTATATGAGCTTGTTCCAAATGGCAGTGTGGAATCTCACTTGCATG GATCAGATAAGGGAGCCGCTCGGTTTGACTGGGACGCTAGGCTCAAAATCGCACTAGGTGCAGCACGTGGACTTGCATATTTGCATGAAGATTCAAGCCCACGTGTCATACACCGCGATTTCAAGTCCAGCAACATCTTACTGGAACATGACTTCACCCCAAAGGTGTCGGACTTCGGCTTAGCAAGGACAGCTCTGGGTGAGGGAAACGAGCATATTTCAACTCGTGTTATGGGAACTTTTGG GTACGTTGCACCTGAATATGCAATGACTGGCCATCTTCTGGTAAAGAGTGATGTTTACAGCTACGGCGTAGTTCTCCTTGAGCTCCTTACAGGGATGAAACCGGTGGATATGTTAAGGCCTCCTGGGCAGGAGAACTTGGTGGCATGGGCTGGTTCGCTTCTGACAAGCAGGGATGGTCTGGAATCGATCGTAGATCCTTCACTCGGGAGCAGCATTCCGTTCGACAGCATCGCAAGAGTAGCAGCCATTGCTTCTATGTGTGTCCAGCCTGAGGTGGACCAGCGCCCGTTCATGGGCGAAGTAGTCCAAGCTCTAAAGCTGGTGTGCGACGAAGGCAGCGAGTTCAACGGATCCACGAGCTTTAGCCAAGATCTGCGTATCCAGGATGTTGAGGCTATGAGTAGAGCGAGTGGGGATGTAGACTTCGTTGACCCAACGCTATCTGCCGAGCTGTTCACCTCATCAGCGCGTTATGATGCTATGGATGCCTCTGGTTCTTTCCGAAGATACTCGAGTTCAGGTCCTCTGAGAGTAGGGAGAGCTGGACTGGACAAAGAGAGGGGGCTGTCAACAGGCAGCTCAAGTGAGCACGTTGGGCTACAAAGGTTTAGAATTGATTCAGAATAG